The Methylococcus sp. Mc7 genomic sequence AGGTGCAAAGTGATTTCATAATCCCCGGCGAGGCGGATCGGGCCGTGGGGCAACCGCACTTCGTGCCTTTCGACCGCCACACCGGCCGCGGTCACCGCTTCGGCGATGTCCTTGGTGCCGACCGAGCCGTACAGCTTGCCTTCCTCGCCGGCCTTCTGAGCGATGGAAACGCTCAGTTGCGAAATGGCCTCGGCGCGGGCCTGCGCGGCAGCAAGCTCATCGGACGCCTTTTTCTCCAGCTCCGCCCGCCGCTGCTCGAACTCGGCCAGCTTGGCCGCCGTTGCGGCAACCGCCTTCCCTTTCGGAATGAGGAAATTGCGGCCATACCCCGGACGCACCGAAACCTTGTCACCCAGGTTGCCGAGATTCGGCACCTTCTCAAGAAGAATCACATCCATCTTCCAGACCTCGAAAAAACTGATTTAAGAAATGAATTATTGCCGGCCCAAGTGTTTCAGGCACC encodes the following:
- the rplI gene encoding 50S ribosomal protein L9, encoding MDVILLEKVPNLGNLGDKVSVRPGYGRNFLIPKGKAVAATAAKLAEFEQRRAELEKKASDELAAAQARAEAISQLSVSIAQKAGEEGKLYGSVGTKDIAEAVTAAGVAVERHEVRLPHGPIRLAGDYEITLHLHSDVNATLNLKVVAE